From Sebaldella sp. S0638:
ATATTTGGATTAAAAAAAGAGAGAAATTATAGAAAATATTTTATTTCTATACAATTCCTCCCTGTTTCTATATTCCATACCCTATTTAAAGTCTATAATTTTCGGATTCTCGCATTTTATTCCTATCTTTAGTATTTCGAGTACCGTAAGAGCTTCCTCGTCGGATACGAGCTTTTTTTGCTTATTTATGATTGCTTCATAAAGACTGTCATATATCTTCCCGTAATCTCCCGGAATAACCGGCATAATCTCTTTTCTCATTCTTCCGCCGTTATCAATATATGCAAACTGCCCGTAATTTTCCTCCGGCTCTTCACCAAAGCCTTTTTCCCATGGCATAGTTCCAGCTTTCAGATATTCCTCCTGCTTATCAATGCCATATTTAATAAAACTTCCATTTTTACCCTGTATAATAAATTTCGGATATTCCATCAATACCAGATGGCTTGATTTTACTATTACTTTCAGATTTTCATAAAACAACTCTATATGATAATAATCATCAGGTTTTGTCTTATCTCTCAGGCTTCTTATATCATAATATATTTTTTTCGGCTTGCCGAATATTGATATTATCTGATCAATTGCATGTGAACCAAGCCCCCAGAATACACCGTCTATCGGAGTCCCGGGTTTCAGCACCTCGTCAGGTCTGAATCTGTCAAAATGCGATTCGATCTCTACTATTTCACCCAGATTCTTATTAGCCAGTGCATCTTTGAATAATAAAAAGTCTGAATCAAATCTCCTGTTCTGATAAGGCATTATAACCAGTCCCTTTTCCTTTGCCAGATTAAACAGCTCCTCAGCTTCTTCTGTTGTGGCAGTAAAAGGTTTCTCCACAAGAACATTCTTCCCAGCTTCAAGACATTTTTTAGCATACTCATAATGTGTCTGAAGGGGGGAACATACAGAAACCAGTAATATTTCCTTATTATCCAGAATATCCTGAAGATTGTCAGTAAATTTTATATTATAATCCTTATAATTTTCCTCCAGTCCAGGTTTTCTCTTTCTGTTATATATAGCTGCCACCTCGATATTATCCCGTCTCAAAATATAAGGAAGATGGTATCTTGTTGTACTTTTTCCAAATCCTATAAATGCCGTTTTTAATTTCATAAGTCTGCCTCCCGATAAATTTTATATTACCATTATTTATATATTACATCATTTTTTCTGATTACACAACTATATCAGTCCTGTTAATTACATAAAATAATAATAAACAAAAAAATATTCCAAGCTCTTCGGCAGGAATATTTTTCCATGAATCATTATTAAATTGTAAAGTCTATCTCAAATTTTTCGCCTTCCTCTAAATAGTCAGCAAGCTGTCCCATATCTTTTGAAATTCCTTTTAAATATGGAAGATTAGTAATTTTTCTAATGAATTTATCATTAATCTTCTGCCAAGCCTGAAAAATTGAATCCATTTCTGCTATTCCTTTTTTAGTAATTTTGGTATACGACTTTTTCCCTTCTTTTTCTCTCTCCACAAGCCCTTTTTCTGTAAGTTTGTCTACAAATCTGGTTACTGTGGAAGGAGCAATTGCTAACTTATCTGCTATTTCACTAACTGATAATCCATCTCTTTGTTCATCCAAGAGTATCATCAGGTACCCGTGCGTCGGGCAAATCTCTAGATCTGAGAATGCATCTTCAGCGTACTTATTTGCTATTCTAAATAATCTAGAAATAGTGAAATATAGACAGTCGTCAAATTTTGATTCTTTTCTACATTTACTCATTATTTCTCACTTCCTTCACTTACCTGTATCTACAACTATATATCTTTTTTATACATTTGTCAAGATTTTAATTTAATTTCTTTATTTTCTTTTATTTTATAAGGTAACTTATCATCTTACAATTTTCCGTCTTATTAATTATTTAACTCTTTTTATATAAAATTGAAATACTAATTTTATTATTATATATACAGGTATTGCTATAAAAGCTCCGATTATTCCAAATAAGGATCCGCCGATCAGAATAACCAGCAGTGTTGTAATCGGGTGAATATTCACAGACTTACTTGTCAGCCATGGCTTCACGATATTTGCTTCAATCCCCTGAAGTACCGTTATAATTATCAAAATGCTTATAAACAGATTCAGTGACTTCGTCGCAGCATATATCAATACCGGAATTATACTTATAAAAGGTCCGATAAACGGTATCAGATTTCCCATTCCTATTATTATTGAGAATAACTGCACATAATCCACCTTTAAAAAATATAATACGACACTTGACAGTGTCCCAATTATAAAACAGTCAAGTAAAGTTACTTTTATATACTTTCCTACTGCATCGTCAATATCTTTCAGAAGCGGCAGTATATATTTTCTTTTGTTTCTGATGAGGGTTTTTCTCAATCCGATTTTTATACTGTCATAACTGAATAAAAGCATAACTGTGAAAATAGGTGTCATAAACATAAAACTGAAT
This genomic window contains:
- a CDS encoding oxidoreductase, with amino-acid sequence MKLKTAFIGFGKSTTRYHLPYILRRDNIEVAAIYNRKRKPGLEENYKDYNIKFTDNLQDILDNKEILLVSVCSPLQTHYEYAKKCLEAGKNVLVEKPFTATTEEAEELFNLAKEKGLVIMPYQNRRFDSDFLLFKDALANKNLGEIVEIESHFDRFRPDEVLKPGTPIDGVFWGLGSHAIDQIISIFGKPKKIYYDIRSLRDKTKPDDYYHIELFYENLKVIVKSSHLVLMEYPKFIIQGKNGSFIKYGIDKQEEYLKAGTMPWEKGFGEEPEENYGQFAYIDNGGRMRKEIMPVIPGDYGKIYDSLYEAIINKQKKLVSDEEALTVLEILKIGIKCENPKIIDFK
- a CDS encoding MarR family winged helix-turn-helix transcriptional regulator, with product MSKCRKESKFDDCLYFTISRLFRIANKYAEDAFSDLEICPTHGYLMILLDEQRDGLSVSEIADKLAIAPSTVTRFVDKLTEKGLVEREKEGKKSYTKITKKGIAEMDSIFQAWQKINDKFIRKITNLPYLKGISKDMGQLADYLEEGEKFEIDFTI
- a CDS encoding AI-2E family transporter; the encoded protein is MRKYREIRQILVILVLVLLSLYLFFQNYEYVRKPVNIVIGALIPFISSFIIVYCLMPFIDILSKKLKINKKFSIIIVLSVFILFLLYIIVSILPLVIKQFNGLISYFVNNQEQIQREINDFLDGTKIDLKSVVGKVREYLFSNSMNLINSSIALFSGLFSFMFMTPIFTVMLLFSYDSIKIGLRKTLIRNKRKYILPLLKDIDDAVGKYIKVTLLDCFIIGTLSSVVLYFLKVDYVQLFSIIIGMGNLIPFIGPFISIIPVLIYAATKSLNLFISILIIITVLQGIEANIVKPWLTSKSVNIHPITTLLVILIGGSLFGIIGAFIAIPVYIIIKLVFQFYIKRVK